In the Shewanella sp. OMA3-2 genome, one interval contains:
- a CDS encoding superinfection exclusion B family protein: MKKMMIKTISLSNAKRTFMSTMLWLVVSCVGLLFAPKALLSQLALAEIVAQYNYLIGLGLIVGSAYFLSQLVSFVADESIQHLRQKRTVETVEAKVKLLDPAERALLREFFLQGATILALPKNELAVKSLLHTNILEELGNERHYAIQGPTAEYKISMSARIYLNRDVLRLPAGEPTQEELTYLLKARPHFISGLVQPRKHAA, translated from the coding sequence ATGAAAAAAATGATGATTAAAACTATTAGCTTGAGTAATGCAAAACGTACCTTTATGAGTACTATGTTGTGGTTGGTCGTTTCATGTGTGGGATTATTATTTGCCCCGAAAGCGCTATTGTCTCAGTTAGCACTTGCTGAAATTGTGGCGCAGTATAATTATCTTATTGGTTTAGGTTTGATCGTGGGTTCGGCATATTTTCTCAGCCAATTAGTAAGCTTTGTTGCTGATGAGTCTATTCAACATTTGCGTCAAAAACGTACGGTTGAAACCGTTGAAGCTAAAGTTAAATTACTTGACCCAGCTGAAAGGGCATTGCTCAGAGAGTTTTTTTTGCAAGGTGCAACTATCTTAGCCTTGCCAAAAAATGAGTTAGCAGTAAAAAGCTTATTGCATACTAATATACTGGAAGAGCTGGGTAATGAACGTCATTATGCGATTCAAGGACCTACGGCAGAATATAAAATATCAATGTCTGCGCGGATTTATTTAAATCGCGATGTATTACGTTTACCAGCAGGAGAGCCGACTCAAGAAGAGCTAACCTATTTATTAAAAGCCAGACCTCACTTTATTAGCGGTTTAGTTCAGCCTCGTAAACATGCAGCTTAA
- a CDS encoding DUF3149 domain-containing protein, which translates to MAFWLDLMFGNPIGLMSMLVIFSTLGIVSYLMWMFIVKSAPGNDG; encoded by the coding sequence ATGGCATTTTGGTTAGATTTAATGTTTGGAAACCCAATTGGATTAATGTCTATGCTTGTCATTTTTAGTACTTTGGGGATTGTTTCTTACTTAATGTGGATGTTTATTGTGAAGTCGGCTCCAGGCAATGATGGGTAA
- a CDS encoding Ig-like domain-containing protein, whose amino-acid sequence MSDGTVGDTGGGTVSIDVLTAGATKYIVVEWNDAQIYGDTSGNQYSFSVWFKAGDTEEVTFNYFKVPTIPAALTIGAENIGGSIGATYHFNGTGGTVAANDYVEISAASAGNVELAYKVKATEFNLGQADMLDVVEDSTASMNVLLNDTKADQKVARVQVSGDGMTAKAQNLIDVMPSGALTKAMISKQPTNGTAMISEAGELTYTPKANFFGKDTLSYTAEDAAGNVITPTTVSLTVSNVNDAPTVNPSAVNGLVNTTLTVKSNAVDVDQDTLTYTWTQTSGPAVQFDATKKNVTFVPTEVATYSFSVVASDGVLSSNMGEASVKSMPRDDDAGSLGWLTTLLLPLAAFRRRKH is encoded by the coding sequence TTGAGTGATGGCACTGTAGGTGATACTGGCGGTGGTACAGTATCAATCGACGTGCTTACAGCTGGTGCAACCAAGTATATTGTTGTTGAATGGAATGATGCGCAGATATACGGTGACACTTCAGGCAATCAATATAGCTTCAGTGTATGGTTTAAAGCCGGTGACACTGAAGAAGTGACATTTAATTACTTCAAAGTTCCAACAATTCCAGCTGCTTTAACAATCGGCGCTGAAAATATTGGCGGTTCAATTGGGGCGACTTATCACTTCAATGGTACTGGTGGAACTGTAGCAGCAAATGATTATGTAGAAATTTCTGCAGCATCTGCTGGTAATGTTGAGTTAGCGTATAAAGTGAAAGCGACTGAGTTTAATCTTGGTCAAGCAGATATGCTTGACGTTGTTGAAGATAGTACAGCATCAATGAATGTGCTTCTAAATGATACTAAAGCGGATCAAAAAGTGGCTCGCGTACAAGTATCTGGTGATGGTATGACTGCCAAAGCTCAGAATCTAATTGATGTCATGCCATCTGGAGCGCTAACCAAAGCAATGATTTCTAAGCAACCAACCAATGGTACAGCGATGATTTCTGAAGCAGGTGAATTAACATACACTCCAAAAGCTAACTTCTTTGGTAAAGATACTCTCTCTTATACCGCTGAGGATGCTGCAGGAAATGTAATTACACCAACGACTGTTTCACTAACGGTGAGCAATGTTAATGATGCGCCAACTGTTAACCCTTCAGCAGTCAATGGCCTCGTAAATACTACACTTACTGTGAAGTCAAATGCAGTTGACGTAGATCAAGATACATTAACGTACACTTGGACACAAACTAGTGGTCCAGCCGTTCAATTTGATGCAACTAAGAAGAATGTTACATTTGTACCTACAGAAGTAGCTACATACTCATTTAGCGTAGTAGCAAGTGACGGTGTTCTAAGCAGTAATATGGGCGAAGCATCTGTTAAATCTATGCCAAGAGATGATGATGCGGGTTCTTTAGGTTGGTTAACAACGTTATTACTACCTTTAGCGGCGTTCCGTCGTCGTAAGCACTAA
- a CDS encoding S8 family serine peptidase, whose amino-acid sequence MKTKLSLAISAALISSVTYANTDYTGLQYSPELQSTDNYKKSTVKANGITAPQRFIIELSSPAVALYQGGINNLSATAIKSKNGKIDIQSAPVKDYASFLATEQSKFASALTKVTGNAKVERKFKTLFNGVSIVGQGLTIEALMAIPGVKAVYPETMYEAQMDASHEIINSQAMWNAVNGMENAGKGVKVAIIDGGIRPENPMFADDGFDAPTGALPNDDYCSTVDTSFCNNKLIVARWSAPTFPVCADEYMSPLGFGGHGTHVAGTAVGNKVDVTYEGIDVTLSGVAPAAYLMAYKALYSKADCSGGSGSNIMLMEALEHAINDGADVINNSWGGGAGADPASSPYKTMFEAAEAAGIVVVSAAGNDGNGAKTIGCPACIESGITVANSTTGRFFANAFTVGGEELLAIPGSDTVFEMDVTAPIIAAKNINAENFTGCAPFAADSFKDGIALISRGVCNFSLKAKNAMDAGAKALVVYNSVPGAPTTMSMPGVTFPSVMISKADGVALVDSLGDTATTGTVSAEVKRIVSQGLADLINQSSSRGPNGNENILKPDLAAPGTSILSAFSPDEGGKPFNAITGTSMASPHVAGAAALMAQLHPDWSAIDIKTALTSTAKMADILDDDAVTPASPFAMGAGRMDLDAAAKAVLTFDKPSIAADSCVGICTFTRTVNNKSAEATSWTLAAKADSAGIMISPTSLELAAGASATFTVTVDSSYSTYGDWIFGNIMLTSNDGKQDAHLPLAVLAKETSDSSLINTFTTDTDITTADEFEVKAVVNNTMFKNTTNVTVIATAPKGTKLTNKDDVMVNMTDATQNGMSVNADTGVITWVGTMKQPKMVATKGSGSYPNIANLGFGSTPPCADGCDEVNFVFDVPAYKYNGQTYTQITMSDNGIVIPVVALQQVLMRIKHYLTQVILTTSLLLSGQTLT is encoded by the coding sequence GTGAAGACTAAACTATCACTCGCTATTTCAGCGGCATTAATTTCAAGTGTTACTTATGCAAACACTGATTACACTGGTTTACAGTATTCTCCAGAATTACAATCAACTGACAATTATAAAAAATCTACTGTCAAAGCAAATGGTATCACAGCTCCTCAACGTTTTATTATTGAGCTGTCGTCTCCTGCTGTGGCTCTTTATCAAGGTGGGATCAACAACTTATCCGCCACAGCAATCAAATCTAAAAATGGTAAGATTGATATTCAATCGGCTCCAGTTAAAGACTACGCCTCATTTCTAGCCACCGAACAAAGTAAATTTGCCAGTGCGTTAACTAAAGTTACAGGCAATGCCAAAGTTGAACGTAAATTCAAAACATTATTTAACGGCGTATCTATTGTTGGCCAAGGTTTAACGATTGAAGCGTTAATGGCAATCCCTGGAGTGAAGGCCGTTTATCCTGAAACAATGTATGAAGCACAAATGGATGCTTCTCATGAAATCATCAATAGCCAAGCAATGTGGAATGCAGTTAACGGCATGGAAAACGCTGGTAAAGGCGTTAAAGTTGCTATTATTGATGGTGGTATTCGCCCAGAAAACCCTATGTTTGCTGATGACGGTTTTGACGCACCAACTGGCGCACTTCCAAATGATGATTACTGCTCGACTGTAGATACCAGTTTTTGTAACAACAAACTCATTGTTGCTCGCTGGTCTGCTCCAACTTTCCCAGTTTGTGCCGACGAATATATGAGCCCACTTGGTTTTGGTGGTCACGGTACCCACGTTGCAGGTACTGCGGTAGGTAATAAAGTTGATGTGACATATGAAGGTATTGATGTCACGCTTTCTGGTGTTGCGCCAGCAGCTTATTTAATGGCTTATAAAGCACTTTATAGCAAAGCAGATTGTAGTGGTGGTAGCGGCTCTAATATTATGCTGATGGAAGCATTAGAACACGCTATCAACGATGGCGCTGATGTTATTAACAACTCATGGGGTGGTGGCGCTGGTGCCGACCCTGCAAGTAGCCCATACAAAACAATGTTCGAAGCTGCAGAAGCGGCTGGTATTGTTGTTGTAAGTGCTGCTGGTAACGACGGTAATGGCGCTAAAACTATTGGTTGCCCTGCTTGTATCGAATCTGGTATCACAGTAGCAAACAGCACTACAGGTCGTTTCTTTGCTAATGCATTCACTGTGGGCGGCGAAGAGTTATTAGCCATTCCTGGTTCTGATACTGTTTTTGAAATGGATGTTACTGCCCCGATTATTGCCGCAAAAAATATCAATGCTGAAAACTTCACCGGTTGTGCACCTTTTGCCGCTGACTCTTTCAAAGATGGTATCGCACTTATATCTCGTGGCGTTTGTAACTTTAGCTTAAAAGCTAAAAATGCTATGGATGCTGGTGCTAAAGCACTTGTGGTATATAACAGTGTACCTGGCGCACCAACAACTATGTCTATGCCTGGCGTTACTTTCCCATCAGTTATGATTTCAAAAGCTGACGGTGTTGCCCTTGTTGACTCATTAGGTGACACAGCTACTACTGGTACAGTTTCTGCTGAAGTTAAGCGCATTGTATCTCAAGGCCTTGCAGATCTGATCAACCAGTCAAGCTCTCGCGGACCTAACGGTAATGAAAATATCCTCAAACCAGATTTAGCCGCTCCTGGTACAAGTATTTTATCTGCATTCTCTCCGGATGAAGGCGGTAAGCCGTTCAATGCGATTACAGGTACAAGTATGGCGAGCCCTCACGTTGCTGGTGCTGCGGCCTTAATGGCGCAATTACACCCTGACTGGTCTGCTATCGACATTAAAACAGCGCTAACCTCTACTGCAAAAATGGCTGACATTTTAGATGATGACGCTGTCACTCCTGCATCGCCATTTGCTATGGGTGCTGGTCGTATGGACTTAGACGCAGCAGCCAAAGCGGTGTTAACGTTCGATAAACCTTCTATTGCTGCTGACTCATGTGTGGGTATATGTACTTTCACACGCACGGTAAACAATAAAAGTGCAGAAGCTACATCATGGACTTTAGCCGCTAAAGCTGATTCTGCTGGCATCATGATTTCACCAACATCATTAGAGCTTGCTGCAGGTGCTTCGGCGACCTTTACTGTTACCGTTGACTCTTCTTACAGCACTTACGGTGATTGGATATTTGGCAACATCATGCTTACAAGTAATGATGGCAAACAAGATGCACATTTACCTTTAGCTGTGCTCGCGAAAGAAACAAGTGATTCTTCTTTAATCAATACCTTTACTACCGATACTGATATTACGACTGCTGATGAGTTTGAAGTAAAAGCGGTTGTTAATAACACTATGTTTAAAAACACCACAAATGTTACCGTTATCGCGACAGCCCCTAAAGGCACCAAACTGACAAACAAAGACGATGTTATGGTTAACATGACAGATGCGACTCAGAATGGTATGAGCGTCAATGCAGATACTGGTGTTATTACTTGGGTAGGTACCATGAAGCAGCCTAAGATGGTTGCGACTAAGGGAAGCGGCTCTTATCCAAATATCGCTAACTTAGGATTTGGAAGCACGCCTCCTTGTGCTGATGGTTGTGATGAAGTTAATTTTGTCTTTGACGTACCAGCTTATAAATACAATGGTCAAACTTACACTCAGATAACAATGTCAGATAATGGTATTGTTATTCCCGTAGTAGCACTACAGCAGGTACTTATGCGAATAAAGCATTACCTGACTCAGGTAATCCTAACAACATCGTTGCTCCTTTCTGGACAGACTTTGACTTGA
- the asnC gene encoding transcriptional regulator AsnC, with protein MDSSFQRDQLDNQILSALMEDARTPFAELAKRFSVSAGTIHVRVEKMKQAGIITGAQITVNPKALGYDVCCFIGINLKSAGDYPAAIAKLNALDEVVEAYYTTGNYSIFVKVMCQSIDGLQHVLINRIQSIDEIQSTETLISLQNPIVRAVKP; from the coding sequence GTGGATAGTTCATTTCAGCGCGACCAACTTGACAATCAAATTCTATCAGCCTTGATGGAAGATGCGCGCACGCCGTTTGCCGAACTTGCAAAACGATTTTCAGTTAGTGCTGGTACCATCCATGTTCGCGTTGAAAAAATGAAACAAGCGGGCATCATTACAGGGGCACAAATCACCGTAAACCCTAAAGCATTAGGTTATGATGTTTGCTGTTTTATTGGTATTAATTTGAAAAGCGCCGGTGATTACCCTGCCGCCATAGCAAAATTAAATGCATTGGATGAAGTTGTTGAGGCATATTACACTACGGGTAATTACTCCATTTTTGTAAAGGTAATGTGCCAATCTATCGATGGATTACAGCATGTATTGATTAATCGCATACAATCAATTGACGAAATTCAATCTACCGAAACCTTGATTAGTTTACAGAATCCCATTGTTAGAGCGGTTAAGCCTTAG
- the rluA gene encoding bifunctional tRNA pseudouridine(32) synthase/23S rRNA pseudouridine(746) synthase RluA: MADFIYQPATEPWLDIIHQDKDIIVINKPSGLLSVPGREAKYHDSVYSRVLRDHPNAQIVHRLDMATSGIILLALRKNAERELKRQFRERETHKVYFARVAGHMQQSVNRVSLPLICDWPNRPKQKVDHLVGKPSETLIDIISYAKRSTLVKLTPITGRSHQLRVHMMALGHPILGDGFYADPLAKRLAPRLLLHATELSIKHPYSAIPMHFSALPSFIEPMTEQ; this comes from the coding sequence ATGGCTGACTTTATCTACCAACCAGCAACCGAACCTTGGTTGGATATAATCCATCAAGATAAAGATATTATTGTGATCAATAAACCGTCTGGATTGCTATCGGTTCCAGGCAGAGAAGCGAAATACCATGACAGTGTTTATTCTCGTGTATTACGTGATCACCCTAATGCACAAATCGTTCACCGCTTGGATATGGCGACGTCAGGCATTATTCTACTAGCCTTACGCAAAAATGCTGAGCGAGAATTAAAACGTCAGTTTAGAGAGCGGGAAACCCACAAAGTGTATTTTGCCCGCGTAGCTGGCCATATGCAGCAGTCGGTGAACCGAGTATCGCTGCCATTAATTTGTGACTGGCCTAATAGACCCAAGCAAAAGGTCGATCATCTAGTAGGTAAACCCTCTGAAACCCTTATCGATATTATCAGCTACGCTAAGCGTTCAACCTTAGTTAAACTCACCCCTATTACTGGCCGTTCGCACCAACTCCGCGTACATATGATGGCGTTAGGCCATCCTATTCTGGGTGATGGTTTCTACGCCGACCCCTTAGCAAAGCGTTTAGCGCCCCGTTTATTACTACACGCCACAGAATTATCTATAAAACATCCATACTCAGCAATTCCAATGCACTTTAGTGCATTACCGAGTTTTATAGAGCCAATGACTGAACAGTAA
- a CDS encoding flavocytochrome c, translating to MLTRTQKLLLALLISGALSSVAYAAPENLADFHGEMGNCDTCHVSKKGPVDDNLTYENAQCSSCHGTLKEVAETERKGIVSPHQSHLIGEISCTSCHSGHEKSVTYCDSCHSFEYQMPFSGKWEREFVPVNADKAAQDQAIAKGAKETTDVIVIGSGGAGLAAAVSARNNGAKVILLEKEPVPGGNTKLAAGGMNAAETKAQTALKIEDKKQIMIDDTMTGGGNLNDPELVKVLANNSSDSVDWLTALGADLTDVGRMGGASVNRSHRPTGGAGVGAHVAQVLWDAAISRDTDVRLNSRVVRIIEDASGKVTGVLVKGTYTGYYVINSDSVVIATGGFAKNNERVAKYDPSLKGFKATNHAGATGDGLDVAELAGAATKDLQYVQAHPTYSPVGGVMVTEAVRGNGAILVNRDGKRFVNELTTRDKASAAILNQKGESAYLVFDDSVRKSLSKIEGYIHLHIVNEGKDLSELAKKLSMPSAELTKTLADYNGIVKAGKDTQFERQDLPRELASAPYYAIEVAPAVHHTMGGVVIDTQTEVKGISGKNIPGMFAAGEITGGVHGTNRLGGNAISDIVTFGRIAGEQAAKYAKEH from the coding sequence ATGTTAACACGTACACAAAAATTACTACTAGCATTACTGATTTCAGGTGCACTAAGTTCAGTCGCATATGCCGCACCAGAAAACTTAGCTGATTTTCATGGTGAAATGGGCAATTGTGATACTTGCCATGTGAGTAAAAAAGGACCAGTTGACGACAACTTAACCTATGAAAATGCCCAATGTTCAAGTTGTCACGGAACCTTAAAGGAAGTGGCTGAAACTGAAAGAAAAGGTATTGTTTCACCACATCAATCTCATTTAATTGGTGAGATCAGTTGTACCAGTTGTCACTCAGGACATGAAAAATCAGTTACTTATTGTGATTCTTGCCATAGCTTTGAATATCAAATGCCATTTTCTGGCAAATGGGAACGTGAGTTTGTGCCTGTGAATGCAGACAAAGCCGCACAGGATCAAGCTATTGCTAAAGGCGCGAAAGAAACGACTGATGTTATTGTTATCGGTTCTGGTGGAGCCGGTTTAGCGGCGGCTGTTTCTGCACGTAATAATGGTGCTAAAGTCATTTTGTTAGAAAAAGAACCTGTGCCAGGCGGTAATACAAAACTCGCGGCAGGTGGTATGAATGCTGCAGAAACCAAAGCTCAAACAGCATTAAAAATCGAAGATAAAAAACAAATTATGATCGATGACACCATGACGGGAGGCGGTAATTTAAATGATCCTGAATTGGTAAAAGTACTGGCAAATAATTCATCTGATTCCGTTGACTGGTTAACTGCATTGGGTGCGGATTTAACCGATGTTGGTCGCATGGGCGGTGCAAGTGTTAACCGCAGCCATCGCCCTACCGGTGGTGCAGGTGTTGGCGCACATGTTGCTCAAGTACTTTGGGATGCAGCAATAAGCCGTGATACTGATGTCAGACTTAATAGCCGTGTTGTACGCATTATTGAAGATGCTTCTGGAAAAGTCACCGGTGTGTTAGTTAAAGGGACGTATACTGGTTATTACGTGATAAATTCAGACTCGGTAGTGATCGCAACGGGTGGCTTTGCTAAAAATAATGAGCGAGTGGCTAAATATGACCCTAGCTTAAAAGGTTTTAAAGCCACTAACCATGCTGGCGCAACGGGTGATGGACTCGATGTTGCTGAGTTAGCCGGCGCGGCAACCAAAGATCTGCAATATGTGCAAGCACATCCAACTTACTCACCAGTAGGTGGTGTGATGGTGACTGAAGCTGTTCGTGGTAATGGTGCTATTTTAGTTAACCGTGATGGTAAACGTTTCGTAAATGAGCTAACTACTCGCGATAAAGCATCGGCAGCTATTTTAAATCAAAAAGGCGAAAGTGCTTACTTAGTATTTGATGACTCAGTGCGTAAAAGTTTGAGTAAAATTGAGGGTTATATTCACTTACACATAGTGAATGAAGGCAAGGATTTGAGCGAGCTTGCTAAAAAGCTCAGCATGCCTAGTGCAGAGTTAACCAAAACATTAGCTGATTACAATGGAATAGTTAAAGCGGGCAAAGATACTCAATTTGAGCGTCAAGATTTACCTCGAGAGTTAGCATCTGCTCCTTATTATGCTATCGAAGTTGCACCTGCTGTTCACCATACTATGGGTGGAGTTGTTATTGATACTCAAACCGAAGTAAAAGGAATCAGTGGGAAGAATATTCCAGGGATGTTTGCCGCAGGTGAAATTACAGGTGGCGTGCATGGCACCAACAGACTCGGCGGCAACGCAATTTCTGATATAGTCACTTTTGGTCGTATTGCCGGAGAGCAAGCCGCTAAATACGCTAAAGAGCATTAA
- a CDS encoding 2-hydroxyacid dehydrogenase, producing the protein MRIGFFSAKTYDIDHFNCTNKNFGVQIEYFDYRLCMQNVKLAEGFQVVCAFVNDSLCEEVLVELAKGGTKVIAMRCAGFNNVDLVAAKRLGIQVVNVPAYSPESVAEHSVALMLTLNRKIHKAYQRTRDANFALTGLVGFNMFGKTVGVIGTGKIGLATIKILQGFGCKVLAYDPYPNPAVIELGVEYVSLDEIYPVCDIISLHCPLTADNHHLLCQSSFHKMKQGVMVINTSRGGLLNAIDAMEALKDGQLGALGLDVYENEKGLFFEDKSGEIIQDDVFRRLSACHNVIFTGHQAFLTEEALNAIALTTLNNVKALLAGEKSGNELC; encoded by the coding sequence ATGAGAATTGGTTTTTTTAGTGCTAAAACATATGATATTGATCATTTCAATTGCACCAATAAAAATTTTGGGGTCCAAATTGAATATTTTGATTATCGACTCTGCATGCAAAACGTCAAACTGGCAGAGGGCTTTCAAGTTGTGTGCGCGTTTGTTAATGATTCATTATGTGAAGAAGTGTTAGTTGAATTAGCCAAAGGCGGCACAAAAGTGATTGCAATGCGCTGTGCAGGTTTTAACAATGTTGATTTGGTTGCTGCAAAGCGTTTGGGTATACAAGTGGTCAATGTACCTGCCTATTCGCCAGAATCCGTTGCTGAGCACAGTGTTGCCTTAATGCTAACCCTTAATCGTAAAATTCATAAAGCATATCAACGTACTCGTGATGCTAACTTTGCCCTAACAGGGTTAGTTGGTTTTAACATGTTTGGCAAAACCGTTGGCGTTATTGGTACCGGTAAAATTGGCCTAGCGACCATTAAAATCCTCCAAGGCTTTGGCTGTAAAGTGTTGGCATACGATCCTTATCCTAACCCAGCAGTTATTGAATTAGGGGTTGAGTATGTCAGTCTAGATGAGATTTACCCTGTATGCGATATCATAAGCCTACATTGCCCGTTAACTGCGGATAACCATCATTTATTGTGCCAGAGTAGTTTTCATAAAATGAAACAAGGGGTGATGGTGATTAATACTAGCCGTGGCGGTCTACTTAATGCCATAGACGCAATGGAAGCGTTAAAAGATGGTCAGTTAGGTGCATTAGGGCTAGATGTTTACGAAAATGAGAAAGGGTTATTTTTTGAAGACAAGTCCGGAGAGATTATTCAAGACGATGTTTTTCGGCGTTTATCTGCGTGTCATAATGTTATTTTCACCGGACACCAAGCCTTTTTAACCGAGGAAGCCTTAAACGCGATAGCGTTAACCACACTGAATAATGTTAAAGCGCTTTTAGCCGGTGAGAAATCTGGTAACGAGCTATGTTAA
- a CDS encoding dienelactone hydrolase family protein, with translation MIISTQVHDIATPTGTMRTTVFRPEQPGQFASVIFYSEIFQLTAPIARAAAIIAGHGFVVLVPEVFHELNPIGTVLAYDDAGKDKGNQDKFAKPLEQHDSDTQALIDFARSQTYCSDKVGAMGVCIGGHLAFRAALNPDIKGAFCLYATDIHSNTLPCKPNNDSLTRAGDIKGELVMVFGKQDPHVSSEGRKAIYQQLERVNANFSWLEVNAQHAFMRDEGDRYDPALALQMYLQAVAFFQRTLN, from the coding sequence ATGATTATTTCAACCCAAGTACATGATATTGCTACGCCTACAGGCACAATGCGCACCACGGTATTTCGCCCTGAACAACCAGGGCAGTTTGCTAGCGTGATTTTTTATTCTGAAATCTTTCAGTTAACAGCGCCGATAGCGCGTGCGGCAGCCATTATTGCTGGGCATGGTTTTGTAGTATTAGTGCCTGAAGTATTTCATGAGCTGAACCCTATAGGTACTGTATTGGCCTATGATGATGCAGGCAAAGATAAAGGTAACCAAGATAAGTTCGCCAAACCGCTTGAACAGCATGACAGTGATACTCAAGCTCTGATTGATTTTGCCCGCTCACAAACCTATTGCAGCGACAAAGTCGGCGCTATGGGGGTATGCATAGGAGGTCATTTAGCTTTTCGTGCCGCATTGAATCCTGATATCAAGGGAGCATTTTGTTTATATGCAACCGACATTCATTCTAATACCCTACCGTGTAAGCCTAATAATGATTCACTAACCCGTGCCGGTGATATTAAAGGTGAATTAGTGATGGTATTTGGCAAGCAAGATCCCCACGTTTCAAGTGAAGGACGCAAAGCGATTTATCAGCAATTGGAACGCGTAAACGCTAATTTTAGTTGGCTAGAAGTGAATGCTCAGCATGCCTTTATGCGTGATGAAGGCGATCGTTACGACCCAGCATTAGCTCTTCAAATGTACTTGCAAGCGGTGGCTTTTTTTCAAAGAACGTTGAACTAA
- a CDS encoding mechanosensitive ion channel domain-containing protein yields MLNQTMMVLLYLAVFIIAQNQLKKLIKIQAIKKQVSEVRSRLVTRLISYFMFFVTLSVIAISLGLGYQEVSLFVSSAFAVLGVALFAQWSILSNITAGVLIFFVFPYRIGDRIKIVEKDEDMSGVIVEISLFHILLKRDSGDVMTYPNSLMLQKGVIKLANDAPSKKKVTAKRVIPKRL; encoded by the coding sequence ATGTTGAACCAAACTATGATGGTGTTGCTGTATTTAGCGGTGTTTATCATTGCCCAGAATCAGCTAAAAAAGTTGATTAAGATTCAAGCCATTAAAAAACAGGTAAGCGAAGTCCGTAGCCGTTTGGTGACTAGGCTAATTTCATATTTTATGTTTTTTGTCACCTTGTCAGTTATTGCCATTTCATTGGGTTTAGGCTACCAAGAAGTGTCTTTATTTGTTTCCTCAGCATTTGCGGTATTAGGTGTTGCCTTGTTTGCTCAGTGGTCAATTTTGAGTAATATCACCGCGGGTGTATTGATCTTTTTTGTATTCCCGTATCGCATTGGCGATCGAATCAAAATTGTTGAAAAAGATGAAGATATGTCTGGGGTGATCGTTGAAATATCCTTATTTCATATTCTGCTTAAACGCGACTCAGGTGATGTAATGACCTATCCAAACAGCTTGATGCTTCAAAAAGGCGTTATTAAGCTAGCTAACGATGCACCTAGTAAGAAAAAAGTTACTGCTAAGCGGGTTATCCCTAAACGGTTATAA
- a CDS encoding spermidine synthase — protein sequence MSDYKVLHTSADEFGDIFVLDDGHFRVLSFGDNDEQSKMDKTEPFVPQHTYVQAMLCALMAKQPKSVVILGLGGGALVHALRHYDAAIKITAVELREQVIHAAKRFFQLPIGKKLTVVHQNANCFLQAGDFKKCDVLFVDIYSEKGVDPKLLSAEFTEHCYLGLKADGILVLNCWKEHRNNTSLLSHLQDHFSHIHACLTGGGNWVVFATNQSQGLVAMSNKSNQHTLSQALDINVSRVLTRFEPWK from the coding sequence ATGTCTGATTATAAAGTGCTACATACAAGTGCCGATGAGTTTGGTGACATATTTGTGCTTGATGATGGCCACTTTAGGGTCTTATCATTTGGTGATAATGATGAACAAAGTAAAATGGATAAAACAGAGCCTTTTGTTCCACAGCATACCTATGTGCAAGCAATGTTATGCGCGTTAATGGCAAAGCAGCCTAAAAGTGTGGTGATATTGGGGCTAGGCGGTGGCGCACTAGTGCATGCTTTACGTCATTATGATGCAGCGATTAAAATCACCGCCGTAGAATTAAGGGAACAGGTTATTCATGCCGCTAAACGATTCTTTCAATTACCAATAGGCAAAAAACTGACTGTAGTGCATCAAAATGCGAATTGTTTTCTGCAAGCTGGCGACTTTAAAAAATGTGACGTGTTGTTTGTCGATATTTACAGCGAAAAGGGAGTTGACCCCAAACTCTTATCTGCTGAGTTTACCGAGCATTGTTATTTAGGACTCAAAGCTGACGGAATATTGGTACTTAACTGCTGGAAAGAGCACCGTAACAATACTTCATTACTCAGCCACTTACAGGATCACTTTAGTCATATTCATGCGTGCTTAACCGGCGGCGGAAACTGGGTGGTTTTTGCCACTAACCAAAGCCAGGGGCTGGTAGCAATGAGTAATAAATCCAATCAACACACCTTATCCCAAGCGTTAGATATTAATGTATCTAGGGTGCTAACCCGTTTTGAGCCTTGGAAGTAA